In the Dyella humicola genome, AGAAGCCGCGCACTACAGTCCGACAACCGCCGACTGGCTGCGCCAGACCACCGGCGACGATGTCGATGCCTGGGTGCGCACAGATGCCGCCCCACTGGACCAGCATGTGGCGATGCTCCGCCTTAGCCATCGCTTCGGTGCCGAAAGTGGCATCGGCGTGCTCGCTCAAGCAACGAACGAAGGCGACGTCGCAAAAGTGCGGCAGCTGTTAAGGCGGCCGCATATCGATATTGCATGGCTGAACCCTTCCAGCGAAACGCAACGCCTTGCCGAACTTGTCCTCGACGGTGGCGCCAATCGCTTTTCTGCGCGCAGTGACGATGCCTCGCCGCAAGGCTATCGTCACTACCTTGAATGGATGCGCCAGGAGCGCCCTCGCGCCGATGCCGACGCGGCGTTGTTCGACACATGGGCCCGTGGCGTGCTGCAGAGCTTCGGCCGCTTCCAGCTGCTATGCGCGCTGCGCCAGGGCCCGATGGGTGCCGACGGGCTCAATCGCCAGGTGGCCGACATCCTTCACCGAGCGGGACTGATCGACGCGAGCCGCGAATGGTACGAAGGCCGCCCCGTGCTGGTGACTCGCAACGACTACAGCCTAGGCTTGATGAATGGCGATGTCGGCATAGCACTGCGCGTTCCCGACGAACATGGCGTGCTGCATTTACGCGTGGCCTTCGAGGTAGCCGGGGACGCCGGCGATACCGCGACGCGCATCCGCTTCGTACTGCCCTCGCGCCTGGGCGAGCGCGAAACGGTTTATGCCATGACCGTGCACAAATCACAGGGTTCCGAATTCGACCACGCCGCGCTGGTGCTTCCCGATGAGCCCAACGCAGTCCTCACTCGCGAACTGCTCTATACCGGAATAACGCGTGCGCGAAGGTGGTTCAGCCTGTGGGCAGCCATGTCCATCGTGGAACAAACCGTCGGCCAGCCGGTATATCGACACTCAGGGCTGCATGCGCATTGGCAGGTGACCGGATAGCCGGCCCCACGCCGGCGATCAAGAGCAGTTGCTGCCGGACGGCAGCGGGCCGAGCACAACGCTCCCGGAACTGATCAAGCCGACCTTGATACCTGGTACGGCAGCTGAAGTTTCCGCTTGGGCGCCGCTCGACGGCCGCGAGCAGACGATAAGAGCGAACGAGTCACGCCTCCCCTCCCCTTGCTGGCCGTACGTGAAAGGAGCGGCATCCAACGCCGCGATGGCCACACCTTGCTGCATCCCCGTGGCTCGCAGCAAGGCAAAGTCCGCCTTGCTGGCGTCGTACAACTGATTCGCGCCATCGCCCCCTGTGGGATAGACATAGACGATCCAACCGGACGCGTAGTCCAACGATTCGCTACAGGTGCCGCCGTCGCGGCTGGCGCAGATCGATACGTATTTTCCGCGCGTAGCAGCCTCAGCTCGTGCGTAGGTGAAATCCGCCAGCAATTGATTGGCCACCGAGGCCACGCGATGACGGCGCGTCAGGCTGCCGAAATTGGGAACGGCAATCATGGCGAGAATCGCGATGACCGCCAACGTCACCATCAGTTCCACCAACGTAAAGCCGCGATGCCTGGAACGGTGCTTGGCCATGATCATCACCAACAATTGCCATTGCTGCTGACGTTGCCCGCCGCCGCCGATGTTTTCGTGCCCATGCCATCGAGCTGCAACGATCCGCACGCATCGCTTTGCTGAGCGCTGCGAGGAGTCGCCGTGGCCATGTACGTCGAGGTTGTCTGGTTCGACAGCGACACGGAGTAAAAGCCGTTATCGGATAGCGCGGGATCGGCGAAGCCCAGGTCTGCAAGTGCACCGTACTTGTTGTACGTGGCGTAGTAGCGCTCCTGCGCCGTGGCGATGCGCAATAGCAACTCCTGTCCATCGGTTCGCCGTGCGCGATAACCGTAACGGCTATAGGCCGGTACGGCGAATGCTGCAAGTACGGCGATGATCGCAACCACGACCATCAGCTCGATTAAGGTAAAGCCGTGCACACGCCGCATGATGCGCTCCCGGTTAGTCCGCATTGTTGAGCACTCGCCAGGATCGCCGGCGCCAGACGGGAATGCCGAACGAAGGCGCCTTGCCATCAAGCGCCTGATTGCCCGTGTCCGCGATCAAGCCGGGCACGTAGGCAAGACCACCGCCCATCGACGAGGACACCGGCAGGAAACCACCTGTCGGCGGATTTTTTACGCGCAGTCCTGCTTGCGCATAACCGTCGGGCCAGCCCGCAAGGCTTCCGTAGCTGCCGCCAAGATTGGCTTGGCCCGTCAGCGCATCGAGTATCAGCAGCGCGCCGCGCGGCGCGGGATCGCAGGGGTCGTTGTTCTGCGGTATCAACGTCGTGACGATCGCCTGATTGGTGGTGAAGATCGCCGTTGCGTCCACCACCACCCGTTCGCCCTTGGCCGAGCTGATATCGAGATCGATAGACCAACCGCGAATGGCCGTGCCGCCAGTCGTCTTGGCCGGAACCGGATTGCTGGTGAGGCCTCGTATGCCGGAAGACTCGACCATCGTCTGCTTCACCAGGGGGCTCGACGAGCTGCCGCCGATGATCGGCACCTGCCCCGCGGAACCTGCGTCGCGCATGCCGTAGATGGACTGCACCCTGGTATTGGCGTCGATGACGTTGTCGATGCCGCCGAGATATTTGCCCGTGCCGAACAACACCATGAAGCCACCCGCAGCGGCATCGGGAAACAGGCGCGGCATCACCGTGATGGGCTGATAGCCCGGGTTCTGGGGACGGTAGAACAACTCGGTTTTCCAATTCGCAGGATTGCTATCCGTCAGATCAAAGCGCCATAGATTGCCCAGCAGATCGCCCGCAAAGGCGACGTCATCGATCTGGTCGCTGTTGTAATCGCCCACTACGGGCGTGGTCAGGCCGTAACTCTCGATGGAGCCAGCCAGACCGCTGACGCTGGTAGGCGTCCTCAGCTCTCGGAGCAATTCACCCGTTTGCGCATCAAGCACGAACAGCGAACTGAACGCGTTGCTTGCCGCAGGCTCGGTGCTCCCTGTCGGGAAATAGCCAGCCGGCACCATGACGACCCACTTGCCATTGGCCAGCCTGCCGATATTGGGCCTGCCATAGGTGTAACCCAGATTGGCGGGATTGTTGCCGCCACTTGCCGGAAGGGTGTGGTTGAATTCCCACAGCACTTTTTCGGCGGGTCCGATGACCTTGCCGGAAGTGCCGCCTTCAGTGGCCGACGGCTCCGTAATATCCAACGCGTAGACACCCCGGCCACCCAGCCGCAAACCGGCTACCAGGATGGTGTGCCAGCCCTGGCTGCTACCCGTACTGAAATAGACATCGCGACTCACAGGCGTGCCATCGACCGACGGCATGAACTTGAAATCGTCCAGTGATGACCAGCCGGACAGGCGGCTAAAAGCGGAATAAGGCACATAGGCCCAGCGCTCCGCACCTGGATTCGGCGTGACGTCGACTGAGCTGGCAAGCGTCGACGCGGTGGTGGCGTCAAACGCATGCAGCATGCCGTCGTTCGCCGCCACATAGACGGTGGGCGCACGCTTGGCATGATCGGCGCGGAACTTCTCATACGATTTACCCGAGGCGGCAGCCAAGGCTTCCGCAGAACCTGCCGGCCAGGTATTGCCGTACCCGCCGTTCGGCTGTGCCACATAAAGCGTTTGCGCATTGACGACCGCACCGAACACAGAGTTGCGCTGCCGGAAGCTGGTGCCATCTTTGCTCTGATCGCCACGCAACCAGCCTAGCCGGTCGCTGCCAGCAGGCGTCGTGGTCCCCGAGCCAAAACCCGCGTCCACCGCATTGATCGCGCTCACAACCGTGGCGCCGCGGAAGGCGGCACCTTTCCCCGTGCCAAGGCCTGTACTGGTAAGGATGACCCGGCTGTCTCCGGCCTTCGCCCGCGTGTCCAGCAAGCTGCGGCCATTCCATAGCGCAGCCGCTGAAATGCTTCCATCGGTATTGACCGTATTGGCCGTCAGGCTCCCTTTCCAGTCATTGGTGTCGTAGCCCGCCTGGTAGGTTACGGCGCCTTCGGTAAGAACCGCCGAGCTCAGGCTCCCCGACACCGACGTGGTGTTGCGCGAGACGATGCTGTTGATGATGTTCTTCAACGCATTGCTGAGTGTGGAAGGATTGCTGGCGGCAAAGAACACGCCGCGGCTGTTGAGCGCCGCGTGCCACATGTCATCGATCTTCTTGCCATCGTCCGTTCCCACGACGGGCACAGGCCAGGCGATGGCTCCGCTGCGCAGGCTCTTATAGGTCGTCGCATTGTTCGACAGCGTGCCCGAAGCGCCGAAGCCAATCATGTACTGCACCAGGTGCGGCCAGGTGGCCGGATCGTTGGCCGGGTTCCAGTAGATCTCCTTGTTCGTGCGCGGATCCGCATCCGGCGCCAGTGGCTTGTTGAACAACGTGGTGGATTGGTCGGGAATATTGGACGACACCTTGAGCCGATTGGCTGGGGTCGCGAACAGACTGGCGCCCGTCACGCCCGCCTGCAAGTCGGTGGCCCAGTACCGGAAGGCGATATCAGCCATCGTCTCGACGCTATTGCTTTCCTCGTTCCACACGACCTTGCTTTCGCTATCCGACAGGGAAAAGCTGCCGATCCCGTCAGGCAACCGGCTGATGGCAGCGCGATCGTTGATCGCCCCCTGCGTTGGCGTATCCCCATTCCACATGCCGTCGGTCATCTGAATGTGGTAGTTCTGGCGACATACCAGTTCCTTGCCGACATCGCGGTCCCAATACGGATTATTGTCGGTCGCGCCCGTGCGGTTCTTGAAATATTCGCCCACGCGCAACGCGGCGGTGCGATTCGGCGTGCCGCCTGCATCCGGCATGGCGAACAGCCAGTTGTAGAAGCGCGTACGCATATTGCTCGTCGTCGTGCCGTCGACAAACTTGTAGATCGACGTCGCCGTGGTCAGCCAAGGATTTGTCGTGGTATTCGCATTGATGTTCTGCCACGCGACGCGGACGTTGTCATTGAACGGCTGGAAGGCATGCGAAACGGAAGATACCGACGCCATGGTGCGGGTGCGGTAGTACGAAAACCAGTTGGCGAAGTTCTGCTGTTGGGCCGCCGGCAGCGGTACCCAGGTCCAGCTCCCGGCGGTGTAGAGATTGGCTATCGCCTGCGTCGTGAGCTGGCCCGAACTATTCACCGGCAAGGTACTCGCCGCGCCGGTGTACCTGTAGTAGCCCGCTCCCTTGTTTCCACAAAAGCTGAGCGTGGCAAGGTTCTGCGTGTAATTCGTTGCCGAAACGGGGCTGGCGGGCCGGTTGACCTTGAACCCATTGACCCAGGCTGCGGTGAACACCGCATTGGGCATGCTGGTGCCGTCGGCCTTCACCGGTGGCGCATAGGTATTGTCGGGATTGAAATAGACACCATTCATGCTCCAGGAACGCGGATCACTGCTGTCCGTGATGCCTGGAGCAATCACGCCCGCGCAAAGATAGGGACCAACGGCGGTCCCGCTCGGATAGGCGTAATTCTCCGCCTCCGTCTGCCCGTTCCCAGCGCCCCAGCTAACGTTGCTATAGGGGCGCGTATCGGGCATATGGCGCCAAGTCATCGAGCCGGAATCGTCGAATGTCAGCACCAGATTAGGCGCCACCGAGGTGGTGGCTGCTGGTGGTCCTGGACTGAGTTCGACCGTGCCGGCCATGGATACGGCAGAGGTACCGGCAAACACGCCCATCGCCAATCCGATGAACGCGGGCTGCAGCCGCTGACGTGCAAAATTCGCTTTAGGCATGGTCATTGTTCCGGGTGTCAGTTGCTCTTCGCGCCGAAGGTGGACTCGAGCACCCTCACGGCGTTTTCATTGCCACCGACACCACGCGCCGTGATGCGATAGATATGCGTGCCTGGGTTGGATGCTCCCGTGCCCGTGCTACTGGTGACGCCGGATTCGTGCTGCCCGCCCGCACCTGGCGGCAACTCCGGGCCGAGATCCTCGATCAGGTAGCGCGGATTGCGTGCCAATGCGGCAATCAACTTATGCTCCGCGGAGAAACCGACCGAACTGGGGCTGGTGTAGTCATGCCCCCCGCTTTCACCCTTGTATTCGGTCGAGCCAGCCGTCACCCATCCACCACTCGTGCGGAATTCGACGACGTCGTTGACCGGACTCGCCGCGTCGAACACGTAGCACTCGGAGATCACGGAGGTGCCACAGCTCACGCCACCCTGCCCGCCGGCTTTCCACAATTTCCACTCCGCGCCGCGCAACGCCGTTTCGGCTGCCATCTCGGCCATCTGGTTGTTGCGCAGGCCGCCCGCCATTCGCTCCTGCAGCAACGAGCGACCGGAAGCACTGATCGCAAGCATGGTCAGCAGCAGCAGAAAAATCAGCGCCACCACCAGCACCACGCCGTGCTGAGCGTGCGGGCCGGAACGCGTGGACCATCTGGAGAAACGTGACGTCATCATGGATTCCTCATCGCGCCCTCGCGGCCACGCGCAAGCTCAGGGGTTGTAATTGCGAAGCGCGACGAGCGCACTGAATTCGCGCCGAAGCATGCGATCGTCAAATCCCTGCTGGGCGGGCGTGACGGAACGGCCAGCATCACCAGGCAGCCTGGGCTCGGTGATGCCGTCCGACGCATAGGTGTACCTGGTGTCGCTCGCGGCCAGCGTCGGCAGCGCTTGCTGGCCGCTCATAAGAATGCGCACCTCAATACTCTTCACACCGCGCCACAGGCAGCCCGGATCGGTGCCCAGCTTTACCGGCACCGACGGCGGACAGTTCGTTCCGCTATCGATCTGCGTGGCGGTGAGATAACTCGTATTGCCGTTGCTGTCCTCCACGCCGTAGAGGAAATCCAGTCGCTCAACACCGCGGACCAGCTCGCTGTCCCTGCCATTGAGTCGACGGATCAGTGCTCCGGTGGTGCTGCCATCGTCGTTCGCCACCACCTTCAGGTAATAGGTGACGGTGAGGAAATCCTTCTTGAAGTCGAACAGGCGCGGCGCGGATTGCGGCTGCAACGCCACTGGCTTGCCGGTGTTGCCATCGAGTGCCGTGCTCACCGCCACAGGTGAGATCCGGGCACCGCCACCGTCGACGGCAAAGACTGCCGCACTGGAACAGTTCGCCAGCATCGCCAGATCACCGGTTTCGAAATCGGTGACGGGCGGCTCGCCCCGACCTTGCTTCAGATCGATGGCGGCCACCGTGCCATCCGCGTCCGTGGTCACCGTGCTGTTGGTGCCGCCCAGCGCCCAACCCTTGGACGAATCGAGATAGCGCAGGGTGAGGACACTCGAGCCAACTACGCGGCTGTCGACGTTCGTGCCCATGTTGGGAACCTTGCTTACCGCCGGCGTGCAGCTCGTACGCGTGCAGTCATAACCACGCATGGCTAGAAACGATGGGAAGTAGTAAGGCGACGTCGGCTTGGCGGGATAGGGAGACGCGCCCCAGTTCGTGGTCACGTCGCTCATCGCGCCCACCAGGTTATTGGCGTACACCATGGGTGAACGCAAGCCGTCGAGCAGCAGGCCACTGGATGTCTGGTTGGCGAGGCCACCGGTGTTCGCGCAGTAGTGGCCATTAGCCATGCGTAGATCGCCGACCAGACGACCCATCGCATACCGCCCCTCCTCCTGCAGCCGCGCCAGCTGGTTCTGCACGCGATTGCTGTGTGAAGTGGTCAGGAACACGGTGATGATGCCGCCAGACACGAGCAGGCCAAGCACCATGGCTATCATCAGCTCGACCAGCGTCACGCCGCATTGATCAACGCGCAAGCGTGGCCTGATCATGGCTGGAACTCCCAGGCAAACGATTGCGTCGGCGGATCACTGGCGCCCGTGGCGATCACCTTGCGCTCGGTCCAGGTGATGGTCATGGCGCAGATACCGCCATAAGGTGGTCGCATGCCCATCTGCGGCGTCGGGTCGTAGCCGAGACCGGCCGTGCCCGTGCAGCTGATCGTTGCGTGTGCATCGGGCAACAGTGTCTTGAGCAGCTGACTCCACTCATATTGATCACGCACGGCGACCTGCGCGGGCGAGCATGGCGAGGCCTTGCTGCACGTCTGCTTGGTGGATGTCGGGTAGCCGGTGGCGTTGTACGCGCCGTTCCACAACCCCATCGGATTGGCTCGCATCCGATCGGCCATGTTGCCGGCGAGAAACGTCACCTGGGTGCGCAGGTAAGCCGCGTGATTGGAGCGCGCCGCCATCACCATCAGGCCAGCCAATCCAATCAGGCCAACACTGAAGATCAGCACAGCCATGAGCACCTCGATGAGCGAGATGCCGCGCTGTCGCGAACGTGCCTGCATATCGGGTCTCCCTGGTGCCGTCAGGGGACTTTAGTCAGATGAATTCGCGCGTAAATATTTGCGATGACGAGCGGTATGAAACGTCCGACAAACGGCATGTTCTTGCGATTCAACCGAGACAAAGATCACACGAAAGGACAAACATGATTTAAATCAGTCAATTGCGACCAATTGCATAAAAAGCCTACGCGCCAAATTCGCAACATGTTGCCGATCGTGTGGTGACACGCACGTGCCGTTCGCACTCCGCCGCCAAGCAGAACCAGGTCGACATTTGTGCCGCTTGGACGAAAACACAAAGGCCCGCTTGCGCGGGCCTTTGTGTTGAAGCTGGTGCCGGAAATAGGAATCGAACCTACGACCTACGCATTACGAATGCGCCGCTCTACCAACTGAGCTATTCCGGCGAGGAACCGCTAATTCTACGGAGCTGAGGGAAACCGTGCAAGCCGTTCGCGCTTACAGACTCGCGGAAGAACTGCCGACCATGCGCAGTTCCTTTGGCAGCGCGAAGGTGATGGTTTCCGGTTCGCCGTCCAGTTCGCGCACCGCGCCCGCGCCCCAGGACTGCAGGCGCGCGATCACGTCGCGAACGAGCTTCTCGGGCGCCGAGGCGCCGGCTGTCAGGCCAATGCGCGTGACACCATCGAGCCAACTGCGCTCGATGTGTTCGGCGCCGTCGATCAGATAGGAGCGCACGCCCTGCTTCTCAGCCAGCTCGCGCAGGCGATTGGAATTGGAACTGTTCACCGAACCGACCACCAGCATCAGATCCACCGCATCGGCCAGGCGGCGCACGGCATCCTGGCGATTCTGGGTGGCGT is a window encoding:
- a CDS encoding GspH/FimT family pseudopilin, whose amino-acid sequence is MAKHRSRHRGFTLVELMVTLAVIAILAMIAVPNFGSLTRRHRVASVANQLLADFTYARAEAATRGKYVSICASRDGGTCSESLDYASGWIVYVYPTGGDGANQLYDASKADFALLRATGMQQGVAIAALDAAPFTYGQQGEGRRDSFALIVCSRPSSGAQAETSAAVPGIKVGLISSGSVVLGPLPSGSNCS
- a CDS encoding type IV pilin protein produces the protein MRRVHGFTLIELMVVVAIIAVLAAFAVPAYSRYGYRARRTDGQELLLRIATAQERYYATYNKYGALADLGFADPALSDNGFYSVSLSNQTTSTYMATATPRSAQQSDACGSLQLDGMGTKTSAAAGNVSSNGNCW
- a CDS encoding pilus assembly protein — protein: MPKANFARQRLQPAFIGLAMGVFAGTSAVSMAGTVELSPGPPAATTSVAPNLVLTFDDSGSMTWRHMPDTRPYSNVSWGAGNGQTEAENYAYPSGTAVGPYLCAGVIAPGITDSSDPRSWSMNGVYFNPDNTYAPPVKADGTSMPNAVFTAAWVNGFKVNRPASPVSATNYTQNLATLSFCGNKGAGYYRYTGAASTLPVNSSGQLTTQAIANLYTAGSWTWVPLPAAQQQNFANWFSYYRTRTMASVSSVSHAFQPFNDNVRVAWQNINANTTTNPWLTTATSIYKFVDGTTTSNMRTRFYNWLFAMPDAGGTPNRTAALRVGEYFKNRTGATDNNPYWDRDVGKELVCRQNYHIQMTDGMWNGDTPTQGAINDRAAISRLPDGIGSFSLSDSESKVVWNEESNSVETMADIAFRYWATDLQAGVTGASLFATPANRLKVSSNIPDQSTTLFNKPLAPDADPRTNKEIYWNPANDPATWPHLVQYMIGFGASGTLSNNATTYKSLRSGAIAWPVPVVGTDDGKKIDDMWHAALNSRGVFFAASNPSTLSNALKNIINSIVSRNTTSVSGSLSSAVLTEGAVTYQAGYDTNDWKGSLTANTVNTDGSISAAALWNGRSLLDTRAKAGDSRVILTSTGLGTGKGAAFRGATVVSAINAVDAGFGSGTTTPAGSDRLGWLRGDQSKDGTSFRQRNSVFGAVVNAQTLYVAQPNGGYGNTWPAGSAEALAAASGKSYEKFRADHAKRAPTVYVAANDGMLHAFDATTASTLASSVDVTPNPGAERWAYVPYSAFSRLSGWSSLDDFKFMPSVDGTPVSRDVYFSTGSSQGWHTILVAGLRLGGRGVYALDITEPSATEGGTSGKVIGPAEKVLWEFNHTLPASGGNNPANLGYTYGRPNIGRLANGKWVVMVPAGYFPTGSTEPAASNAFSSLFVLDAQTGELLRELRTPTSVSGLAGSIESYGLTTPVVGDYNSDQIDDVAFAGDLLGNLWRFDLTDSNPANWKTELFYRPQNPGYQPITVMPRLFPDAAAGGFMVLFGTGKYLGGIDNVIDANTRVQSIYGMRDAGSAGQVPIIGGSSSSPLVKQTMVESSGIRGLTSNPVPAKTTGGTAIRGWSIDLDISSAKGERVVVDATAIFTTNQAIVTTLIPQNNDPCDPAPRGALLILDALTGQANLGGSYGSLAGWPDGYAQAGLRVKNPPTGGFLPVSSSMGGGLAYVPGLIADTGNQALDGKAPSFGIPVWRRRSWRVLNNAD
- a CDS encoding pilus assembly PilX family protein, which encodes MTSRFSRWSTRSGPHAQHGVVLVVALIFLLLLTMLAISASGRSLLQERMAGGLRNNQMAEMAAETALRGAEWKLWKAGGQGGVSCGTSVISECYVFDAASPVNDVVEFRTSGGWVTAGSTEYKGESGGHDYTSPSSVGFSAEHKLIAALARNPRYLIEDLGPELPPGAGGQHESGVTSSTGTGASNPGTHIYRITARGVGGNENAVRVLESTFGAKSN
- a CDS encoding PilW family protein translates to MIRPRLRVDQCGVTLVELMIAMVLGLLVSGGIITVFLTTSHSNRVQNQLARLQEEGRYAMGRLVGDLRMANGHYCANTGGLANQTSSGLLLDGLRSPMVYANNLVGAMSDVTTNWGASPYPAKPTSPYYFPSFLAMRGYDCTRTSCTPAVSKVPNMGTNVDSRVVGSSVLTLRYLDSSKGWALGGTNSTVTTDADGTVAAIDLKQGRGEPPVTDFETGDLAMLANCSSAAVFAVDGGGARISPVAVSTALDGNTGKPVALQPQSAPRLFDFKKDFLTVTYYLKVVANDDGSTTGALIRRLNGRDSELVRGVERLDFLYGVEDSNGNTSYLTATQIDSGTNCPPSVPVKLGTDPGCLWRGVKSIEVRILMSGQQALPTLAASDTRYTYASDGITEPRLPGDAGRSVTPAQQGFDDRMLRREFSALVALRNYNP
- the pilV gene encoding type IV pilus modification protein PilV — encoded protein: MQARSRQRGISLIEVLMAVLIFSVGLIGLAGLMVMAARSNHAAYLRTQVTFLAGNMADRMRANPMGLWNGAYNATGYPTSTKQTCSKASPCSPAQVAVRDQYEWSQLLKTLLPDAHATISCTGTAGLGYDPTPQMGMRPPYGGICAMTITWTERKVIATGASDPPTQSFAWEFQP